One window of Sphingobacteriales bacterium genomic DNA carries:
- a CDS encoding YbaB/EbfC family nucleoid-associated protein has product MFDLPGMIRQMQENMLQSKKQLDNITVESEAGNGAVKVVATASKNIVSISISPGLLENPDKEELEDLLLVAVNRALSMSESKATEEMKKLTGNMLPPGFDFPGL; this is encoded by the coding sequence ATGTTCGATTTACCCGGAATGATCCGGCAAATGCAGGAGAATATGCTCCAAAGCAAAAAGCAACTGGACAATATCACCGTAGAATCCGAAGCCGGAAACGGGGCGGTAAAAGTAGTAGCAACCGCCTCTAAAAACATTGTCAGCATCAGCATCTCACCCGGATTGCTGGAAAATCCGGACAAAGAGGAACTCGAAGATTTGTTGCTCGTTGCCGTTAACCGCGCCCTGAGTATGTCTGAATCCAAAGCTACCGAAGAGATGAAAAAACTGACCGGAAACATGTTGCCGCCCGGGTTCGATTTTCCGGGTCTGTAA
- a CDS encoding glycosyl hydrolase, with product MNHRFTDFFIKNLFLFVLVGWAFTPSSAQTPTADIDENTFGAIEARHIGPAAMSGRVAALDASAKDPLLLYVGAAGGGVWKSKNGGTTFKAVFEDHPQSIGAIAINQQQPDTVWVGTGEPWTRNSVSVGTGIYKTMNGGEKWELMGLPNSERIARIVLHPTNGEVVNVAVLGNLWNSSPDRGVYQTTDGGKTWTKTLYVDENTGAADLCIHPNNPNILYAGMWDFRRQPHTFRSGGKGSGLFRSEDGGKTWKKLSGNGLPETELGRISVAVSPVSPYATYALIESEKTALYRSDDNGQTWKMTNSSPAVGERPFYFSNLTPDPKEADRIYKPGFMLQVSNDRGNTFSGAAVEGGNYHVDLHAFWVSPKNNRNMYLGTDGGVYVSNDKGNTWTFLQNLPLSQFYHVASDNEFPYNVYGGLQDNGSWMAPSRAAGGITNADWKSIGFGDGFNAFPDKQDNNIIYWQWQGGNIVRYYKQTGEFKQIRPFAQSAKDQLRFNWNTPYTFGEKSGHLYVGAQFLFRSKDRGDTWEKISPDLTTNDPEKLKQEQSGGLTVDNSTAENHCTIYTIGESPLDASIIWVGTDDGNIQVTKDGGKTWDNVTGNLAGLPKNTWTSFIEPDRFDKATAYAVFDGHTLGDKNPYLYKTTDYGKTWTNLAAGKVPTFCRVMRQDLVNQNLLFLGTELGLYISIDGGKNWVRFKGNFPQVAVYDMHIHPREHDLVIATHGRGILIIDDLTALRQITTGLVEQEVAFIKHSPYIIRTPGSYQAFSGDQTFVGRNPSTVANITYYLKKRHVFGDMYLEVYNDSGEKITTLPAGKRKGINRVKWATRRKPPKVPASQSLDFQAAFGPSLPTGNYTIKLIKGDKTYETDMSIRFDSNSMHSIADREAQLAATNQAYDMLEDLSFVAKQVTDIMDQANKLKDKAKDANLKNGLTQLAEKMDRHRKELMATTKSSGITGEIRLREKLSEIYSAISSFDGRPTQSQLDRMKSIGYEISDVKGMLEKTQAGEISGINSMLTTEGLAPIALITREQFDKEEEAGGAPMPHNENQARQLQRTLFEMEVKNK from the coding sequence ATGAATCATCGCTTTACCGATTTTTTTATAAAAAACCTGTTCCTTTTTGTTCTCGTTGGATGGGCTTTTACCCCTTCCAGTGCACAAACTCCCACCGCTGACATTGACGAAAATACGTTTGGAGCGATAGAGGCTCGCCATATTGGGCCGGCTGCCATGAGTGGCCGGGTTGCTGCTTTGGACGCTTCAGCCAAAGACCCCCTCTTGCTCTATGTTGGCGCAGCCGGCGGAGGGGTTTGGAAATCAAAAAACGGAGGCACCACCTTTAAAGCGGTTTTTGAAGACCATCCGCAATCCATCGGAGCCATTGCCATCAATCAGCAGCAACCCGATACAGTTTGGGTAGGCACCGGCGAACCCTGGACAAGAAACAGCGTTTCGGTCGGAACGGGTATTTATAAAACTATGAATGGCGGTGAAAAATGGGAGTTGATGGGTTTGCCCAATTCAGAGCGAATTGCCCGCATTGTACTCCATCCGACAAACGGCGAAGTGGTCAATGTTGCTGTGTTGGGAAATTTATGGAACAGCAGCCCTGACCGCGGAGTTTACCAAACCACAGACGGTGGAAAAACGTGGACTAAAACCCTGTATGTTGATGAAAACACCGGCGCAGCCGACCTCTGTATCCATCCCAACAATCCCAATATCCTGTATGCCGGGATGTGGGATTTCAGAAGACAGCCCCATACCTTCCGTTCAGGCGGAAAAGGCAGCGGGCTGTTTCGCTCGGAAGATGGGGGTAAAACCTGGAAAAAACTGAGCGGAAACGGACTTCCCGAAACCGAGCTCGGACGGATTTCAGTGGCTGTTTCGCCGGTTTCGCCATACGCCACGTATGCTTTGATTGAAAGCGAAAAAACAGCCCTCTACCGCTCAGACGATAACGGACAGACCTGGAAAATGACCAACAGCAGCCCTGCCGTGGGCGAGCGTCCTTTTTATTTTTCCAATCTTACTCCAGACCCTAAAGAGGCCGACCGGATCTATAAACCCGGTTTTATGTTGCAGGTGAGTAATGACAGAGGAAATACCTTTTCGGGTGCAGCAGTCGAAGGCGGAAATTATCATGTTGACCTTCATGCTTTTTGGGTTTCCCCTAAAAACAACCGCAATATGTATCTCGGCACAGACGGCGGGGTCTATGTGTCAAACGACAAAGGGAATACCTGGACATTCCTGCAAAACCTTCCGTTGTCGCAGTTTTACCATGTTGCATCCGACAACGAATTCCCCTACAATGTATATGGCGGTTTGCAGGACAACGGCTCGTGGATGGCTCCTTCGAGGGCTGCCGGAGGGATTACCAATGCCGACTGGAAAAGCATCGGCTTTGGAGACGGATTTAACGCATTTCCCGACAAACAGGACAACAATATCATTTACTGGCAATGGCAGGGCGGAAACATCGTCCGCTATTACAAACAAACCGGTGAGTTTAAACAAATCCGCCCGTTTGCTCAATCGGCAAAAGACCAACTCCGGTTTAACTGGAATACCCCTTATACGTTTGGTGAAAAAAGCGGTCATCTGTATGTCGGCGCTCAATTTTTGTTCCGGTCAAAAGACCGGGGAGATACCTGGGAAAAAATTTCGCCCGACCTGACCACCAACGACCCCGAAAAGTTAAAACAAGAACAATCGGGAGGGCTGACCGTAGATAATTCGACTGCCGAAAACCATTGCACCATTTATACCATCGGCGAATCGCCCTTAGATGCCAGTATTATCTGGGTGGGAACTGACGATGGAAACATTCAGGTAACCAAAGACGGCGGAAAAACCTGGGACAACGTTACCGGAAACCTTGCCGGGCTTCCCAAAAATACCTGGACTTCTTTTATAGAACCCGACCGATTTGACAAAGCCACCGCCTATGCTGTTTTTGACGGTCATACGCTCGGCGACAAAAATCCCTATTTATACAAAACAACCGATTATGGCAAAACATGGACTAACCTGGCTGCCGGAAAAGTTCCCACATTCTGCAGGGTAATGCGTCAGGATTTGGTCAATCAAAATCTGTTGTTCCTCGGAACCGAGCTTGGTCTGTATATTTCGATTGACGGCGGAAAAAACTGGGTCAGGTTTAAAGGCAACTTCCCGCAGGTTGCTGTTTATGATATGCACATTCACCCCCGCGAACATGACCTTGTCATTGCAACCCATGGGCGCGGCATTTTAATTATAGACGACCTGACGGCACTCCGGCAAATCACTACCGGATTAGTCGAACAGGAAGTAGCTTTCATCAAACATTCCCCTTACATTATTCGAACACCGGGAAGTTATCAGGCTTTTTCGGGCGACCAGACTTTTGTCGGCCGCAACCCCTCCACAGTGGCAAACATTACCTATTACCTCAAAAAACGCCATGTTTTTGGCGATATGTATTTAGAAGTTTACAACGATTCGGGTGAAAAAATTACGACCCTGCCCGCCGGCAAACGAAAAGGAATTAACCGGGTGAAATGGGCAACCCGCCGCAAACCGCCCAAAGTTCCCGCCTCACAAAGCCTCGATTTTCAGGCCGCCTTCGGACCCAGTCTGCCCACCGGAAACTATACCATCAAACTGATTAAAGGCGACAAAACCTACGAAACAGACATGAGCATCCGTTTTGACAGTAACTCCATGCACAGCATAGCTGACCGCGAAGCTCAATTAGCCGCCACCAATCAGGCTTACGATATGCTGGAAGATTTGTCTTTTGTCGCAAAACAGGTAACAGATATCATGGATCAGGCAAACAAACTCAAAGACAAAGCTAAGGATGCCAATCTGAAAAACGGACTTACCCAACTCGCAGAAAAAATGGACAGGCATAGAAAAGAACTGATGGCAACTACAAAATCATCCGGCATTACCGGAGAAATCCGCCTCAGAGAAAAACTAAGTGAAATTTACAGCGCAATCAGCAGTTTTGACGGTCGCCCAACCCAATCGCAGTTAGACCGCATGAAATCCATCGGATATGAAATCAGCGATGTGAAAGGCATGCTGGAAAAAACCCAGGCCGGAGAAATTTCGGGCATCAACAGTATGCTGACTACTGAAGGACTGGCCCCCATCGCCCTGATTACCCGCGAACAATTTGACAAAGAAGAAGAAGCCGGCGGCGCTCCCATGCCCCACAACGAAAATCAGGCACGTCAGTTGCAGCGGACTTTGTTTGAAATGGAGGTGAAAAACAAATAA
- a CDS encoding TolC family protein, giving the protein MFRLSFLYRLFTPTRQLLQLLTQNPGKNFSVAIRLRFVVLMVGMICLLPNSLSAQTLTMGDAIEQALANNFNLQFAKNNVRIASINDHPGQAGMLPVVGLQAGTTALVNNISQKFVSGDEINRAGVFSSNTQFSVFSAWTLFDGFRMYAARQRLKEQVAEAEIDLTAQMLQTTRDVAALYLELMRQQELLKNTDTLIAITNERLTLSKMRFESGLSSKTDYLQALTDVNAQAAQKLTQLNNLQQTKENLNLLMGRNVSTPFEIEEQSLPEENWVLPEELNPAQHPLVRQVKTQIGIAQLQQQEIEAGKYPTVDLNAAYNFNFNRSQAGFSLYNLSTGPVLGLNVNWTLFNGGNLKRAATVNHIAIETLRTSLAQTEQLLDAQWVQAQRNAAFARNLADLETKNLEAISENMLIALERLRAGVANTLEFREAQQGYELMLARKTEAQFQLKLAELNLLFLKGELIMQD; this is encoded by the coding sequence ATGTTCCGGCTTTCCTTTTTATATCGCTTGTTTACCCCGACCCGCCAACTTTTGCAACTTTTAACACAGAACCCGGGCAAGAATTTTTCAGTTGCCATCAGGTTGAGATTTGTCGTGCTGATGGTTGGTATGATTTGTTTATTGCCAAATTCCCTTTCTGCCCAAACCCTGACGATGGGCGATGCCATCGAACAGGCATTGGCAAACAATTTTAACCTTCAGTTTGCAAAAAACAACGTGCGGATTGCCTCCATTAACGACCATCCCGGACAAGCCGGCATGTTGCCGGTGGTGGGTTTGCAGGCCGGAACAACGGCATTGGTCAATAATATCAGCCAAAAATTTGTGAGCGGGGATGAAATCAACCGCGCCGGGGTTTTTTCTTCTAACACCCAGTTTTCGGTGTTTTCTGCATGGACTTTATTTGACGGATTCAGGATGTATGCCGCCCGCCAAAGGCTGAAAGAGCAGGTCGCAGAAGCAGAAATTGACCTGACTGCCCAAATGTTGCAAACCACCCGCGATGTGGCGGCTTTGTATTTAGAACTGATGCGTCAACAGGAATTGCTCAAGAATACCGACACGTTGATTGCCATTACCAACGAGCGGCTGACGCTGAGCAAAATGAGGTTTGAAAGTGGGCTGAGTTCAAAAACTGACTATCTTCAGGCACTGACCGATGTGAACGCTCAAGCTGCCCAGAAACTTACCCAACTCAACAACCTGCAACAAACCAAAGAAAACCTGAATCTTCTGATGGGGCGGAATGTATCCACCCCTTTTGAAATTGAAGAACAATCCCTGCCGGAAGAAAACTGGGTATTGCCCGAAGAGCTAAATCCGGCACAACATCCTTTGGTGCGTCAGGTAAAAACTCAAATCGGAATCGCACAGTTGCAACAGCAGGAAATTGAAGCCGGTAAATATCCCACAGTTGACCTCAATGCCGCCTATAACTTTAACTTCAACCGCTCGCAGGCCGGCTTCTCTTTATACAATCTCAGCACAGGCCCTGTGTTGGGACTGAATGTGAACTGGACTTTGTTTAACGGGGGCAACCTCAAAAGGGCGGCCACCGTGAACCATATTGCCATTGAAACCCTCCGTACTTCGCTGGCGCAAACCGAACAGCTTTTGGATGCACAATGGGTACAGGCACAGCGAAACGCCGCCTTTGCCCGCAACCTTGCCGACCTTGAAACCAAAAATCTCGAAGCCATTTCGGAAAATATGCTCATTGCCCTCGAACGCCTGCGGGCAGGTGTCGCCAATACACTCGAATTTCGAGAAGCTCAGCAAGGCTACGAACTGATGTTGGCGCGAAAAACCGAAGCTCAGTTCCAGCTAAAACTCGCCGAGTTGAATTTGCTTTTCCTCAAAGGCGAATTGATTATGCAGGATTAA
- a CDS encoding efflux RND transporter permease subunit, with protein sequence MSLPGISLDRPVMAIVMNIIIVLFGLLGFYFLGIRDFPAIDPPNISVRTNYAGANADIIESQITEPLEKAINGVPGIKNITSSSSQGISNITVEFELGNDLEAAANDVRDKVSQAIRQLPPDLDAPPVVSKADANSDAIISMTVRSNTLNQLQVTDFATNVLLEKLQTIPGVSGIQIWGEKRYAMRIWMNPTKLTAYGLTANDIVAALQRENVELPSGKLAGNYTDLTVRTFGKLTTEDDFNNLVIANQNNTPVRLGDVASAVLGPENEETVLKESGIPMIALALVPQPGSNYVAISDEFYKRYEQLKKDIPEDFALNIALDNTRFIRSSIFEVEETLAIAFGLVILIIFLFFRDWLIAIRPLIDIPVSLIGAFFIMYLFGFTINILTLLAIVLATGLVVDDGIVVTENIYKKLEKGVPKMQAARQGSEEIYFVVIATSVTLAVVFLPIIFLQGFVGRLFREFGIVLSGAVLISAFVSLTLTPVLNVLLTKKKPVHSWFYKATEPFFAGLENGYRRLLTGFTKFKIAGVLLLLGCFAGIYYLFNLVPSELAPMEDRSQFRLQVSAPEGTSFDYMDKYMSRITQFVMDSVPEKTVLLTVTAPSFAGSGSVNSGFARIALTEPSERSRSQMDIANYVNKNTAGLTEGRVFAIQEQTISTNRRGGLPVSFVLQNINFEKLRTALPVFMEEAGKSPVFQQLDVDLKFNKPELNVKINREKAADLGISVNDVSEALQMAFSNRRIGFFNMNGKQYQVLGQWEREYRDDPADLKNIFVKTNKGALISIDNVVSMEEETSPPTIYHFNRYKSATISAGLAPGKTIGDGIEEMQNIAAKVLDSSFNTALTGSSRDFAESASNTGFAFALALILIFLILAAQFESFIDPVIIMLTVPMAIAGALLSLYMRDQTVNIFSQIGMIMLIGLVTKNGILIVEFANVLMKQGMGKTQAAIEAAVMRLRPILMTSFATALGALPIAVSFGFASTSRMPLGTVVVGGILFSLILTLFVIPVMYIIISRRTPSPAISPLNQEI encoded by the coding sequence ATGAGTTTACCCGGTATTTCGCTTGACCGTCCGGTCATGGCCATAGTGATGAATATTATTATCGTTTTATTCGGACTGCTTGGCTTTTACTTTCTTGGTATTCGCGACTTTCCCGCCATTGACCCTCCAAACATCAGCGTCCGTACTAACTATGCCGGCGCAAATGCCGATATCATAGAATCACAAATTACCGAACCCTTGGAAAAAGCCATTAACGGGGTGCCGGGCATTAAAAACATCACCTCGTCCAGCAGTCAGGGTATCAGTAATATTACTGTTGAATTTGAATTGGGCAACGACCTTGAGGCCGCAGCCAACGATGTGCGGGATAAAGTTTCACAGGCAATCAGACAATTGCCGCCCGACTTAGACGCTCCGCCTGTTGTGTCTAAAGCTGATGCCAATTCTGATGCCATTATTTCTATGACGGTGAGAAGCAACACGTTAAACCAGCTTCAGGTTACTGATTTTGCAACCAACGTGCTGCTTGAAAAACTTCAGACCATTCCGGGTGTGAGCGGTATTCAGATTTGGGGAGAAAAGCGCTATGCCATGCGAATTTGGATGAACCCTACCAAACTGACCGCTTACGGGCTGACGGCCAACGACATAGTTGCTGCACTGCAACGCGAAAACGTGGAATTACCTTCCGGCAAACTTGCCGGAAATTACACCGACCTTACCGTCCGTACTTTTGGCAAACTGACGACTGAGGACGATTTTAACAACCTCGTGATTGCCAACCAAAACAATACGCCGGTCAGATTAGGCGATGTAGCTTCTGCAGTTCTCGGTCCTGAAAACGAAGAAACTGTTTTGAAAGAATCGGGCATCCCGATGATTGCTCTCGCCCTTGTTCCGCAACCCGGTTCTAATTATGTGGCTATTTCGGACGAATTTTACAAAAGATACGAGCAACTGAAAAAGGATATCCCCGAAGATTTTGCCCTCAATATTGCTTTGGACAATACCCGGTTTATCCGCAGCTCTATTTTTGAAGTAGAGGAAACGCTTGCTATTGCTTTTGGGTTGGTGATCTTGATTATTTTCCTGTTTTTCCGCGACTGGCTCATCGCCATCCGCCCATTGATTGATATTCCGGTTTCGCTTATCGGGGCTTTCTTTATTATGTATCTGTTTGGTTTTACCATCAACATCCTCACCCTGCTGGCCATCGTTCTTGCAACCGGGTTGGTGGTGGATGACGGGATTGTGGTTACCGAAAACATTTACAAGAAATTAGAGAAAGGAGTGCCCAAAATGCAAGCCGCAAGGCAAGGCAGCGAGGAGATTTACTTTGTCGTCATTGCCACATCAGTTACCCTTGCTGTCGTGTTTTTACCCATTATCTTTTTGCAGGGATTTGTCGGGCGATTGTTTCGCGAGTTTGGCATCGTGTTGTCGGGGGCGGTGCTGATATCTGCTTTTGTTTCACTCACCCTAACTCCGGTACTCAATGTTTTACTGACCAAAAAGAAACCGGTTCATTCGTGGTTTTACAAAGCAACCGAGCCGTTTTTTGCAGGACTTGAAAACGGCTACCGCCGCTTATTGACAGGTTTTACCAAATTCAAAATTGCGGGCGTGTTGTTGCTGCTGGGTTGTTTTGCGGGGATTTACTATCTGTTTAATTTAGTTCCGTCCGAACTTGCGCCGATGGAAGACCGCAGTCAGTTCCGGCTTCAGGTCAGCGCACCGGAGGGCACAAGTTTTGACTATATGGACAAATATATGTCGCGAATTACCCAGTTTGTCATGGATTCCGTTCCTGAAAAAACGGTTTTGCTCACCGTAACTGCTCCTTCCTTTGCCGGAAGCGGGTCGGTCAATTCGGGGTTTGCACGCATTGCTTTGACAGAACCCTCCGAGCGCAGCAGAAGCCAGATGGACATTGCCAACTATGTCAATAAAAACACTGCCGGATTGACGGAAGGAAGGGTGTTTGCCATTCAGGAACAAACCATTTCGACCAACCGGCGTGGGGGATTACCGGTGTCGTTTGTCCTGCAAAATATCAACTTTGAAAAATTACGCACCGCTCTCCCCGTATTTATGGAAGAAGCCGGAAAAAGCCCGGTGTTTCAGCAACTCGACGTTGACCTGAAGTTTAACAAACCCGAATTGAACGTTAAAATTAACCGCGAAAAAGCTGCCGACCTCGGCATCAGCGTTAACGATGTTTCTGAAGCCCTGCAAATGGCTTTCAGCAACCGCAGGATTGGTTTTTTCAACATGAACGGAAAACAATATCAGGTATTGGGGCAATGGGAACGCGAATACCGAGACGACCCGGCCGATTTGAAAAATATTTTTGTCAAAACCAATAAAGGTGCTTTGATCAGCATTGACAACGTGGTCAGTATGGAAGAAGAAACCAGCCCGCCGACCATTTACCATTTTAACCGCTATAAATCGGCGACTATTTCGGCAGGGCTTGCACCCGGAAAAACCATTGGGGACGGCATCGAGGAAATGCAAAATATTGCAGCAAAGGTGTTAGACAGCAGTTTTAATACTGCCCTGACCGGTTCCTCGCGCGATTTTGCTGAAAGCGCATCCAATACCGGTTTTGCATTTGCGCTGGCGCTTATCCTGATATTTTTAATCCTTGCAGCACAGTTCGAGAGTTTTATTGACCCCGTTATCATTATGCTTACCGTTCCGATGGCGATTGCCGGGGCTTTACTGTCCTTATATATGCGCGATCAGACGGTCAATATCTTTAGCCAGATCGGGATGATAATGCTCATTGGGTTAGTAACTAAAAACGGGATTTTGATTGTCGAATTTGCCAATGTGCTGATGAAACAAGGTATGGGCAAAACGCAGGCTGCCATTGAAGCGGCGGTGATGCGCCTTCGTCCTATTTTGATGACAAGTTTTGCCACCGCTTTAGGCGCATTGCCCATTGCAGTTTCATTTGGTTTTGCATCTACCAGCAGGATGCCTCTGGGAACTGTGGTTGTCGGTGGTATTTTGTTTTCCTTGATTTTAACCCTGTTCGTCATTCCGGTGATGTATATTATTATCAGCAGACGAACGCCCTCGCCTGCAATTTCACCACTTAACCAAGAAATCTGA
- a CDS encoding efflux RND transporter periplasmic adaptor subunit, whose amino-acid sequence MKHKNKIITCFFFIAFLSFMMSCKEKKAAPANASAPKGPMAFIADGYIVKPTSVNNEIVSTGRLAANELVAIQSEVNGKISQIYFTEGKPVSKGTTLVKLDDSDLLAQINKVNTQRQLSVNTEQRQKKLLDINGISRQEYDLTTTQIKSFDADLDILKNQLEKTEIKAPFAGVIGLRNVSVGAVIAPGNVLTTLQQLNPLKLEFSVPEKYITDIRVGQKIRCSFPGSKDTMIGTIYVINPMIDVTTGTLMAKATINNPGNRLSPGQFANVEILLSAKPQAMMIPSQSVIPGTRFKQVATYKGGTIEMKQVVTGLRNESEVEILQGLSFGDTILTTGIMQARDKGKVQLKQIINATEDSQTR is encoded by the coding sequence ATGAAACATAAGAACAAGATTATTACTTGCTTTTTCTTTATTGCCTTTTTGTCATTTATGATGAGTTGTAAAGAAAAAAAGGCTGCTCCGGCAAACGCATCCGCCCCTAAAGGGCCGATGGCCTTTATTGCTGACGGTTATATTGTAAAACCCACGTCTGTCAACAATGAGATTGTCTCGACCGGCAGGCTCGCAGCCAATGAATTGGTGGCTATACAATCGGAAGTGAACGGTAAAATTTCGCAGATTTATTTTACTGAGGGAAAACCGGTAAGTAAAGGTACGACTTTGGTGAAACTTGACGACTCCGACTTGTTGGCACAAATCAACAAGGTAAATACACAGCGGCAACTCTCGGTCAACACCGAGCAAAGACAGAAGAAACTGCTGGATATCAACGGTATCAGCCGACAGGAATATGATTTGACCACAACTCAGATCAAATCTTTTGATGCCGATCTGGATATCCTGAAAAACCAATTGGAGAAAACAGAAATCAAAGCGCCTTTTGCCGGAGTGATCGGGTTGCGGAATGTCAGCGTTGGGGCGGTCATTGCCCCTGGCAATGTGCTGACGACATTACAGCAACTGAACCCGTTAAAGCTGGAGTTTTCCGTACCCGAAAAATACATCACCGACATACGGGTCGGACAAAAAATCAGATGTTCGTTTCCCGGAAGTAAAGATACCATGATTGGTACCATATATGTCATTAACCCCATGATTGATGTTACGACCGGCACCCTGATGGCTAAGGCAACAATTAATAACCCCGGAAACCGGCTTTCACCCGGGCAGTTTGCCAATGTCGAGATATTGCTCAGTGCCAAACCTCAGGCTATGATGATACCTTCGCAGAGCGTTATTCCGGGAACCCGGTTTAAACAAGTTGCAACTTACAAAGGCGGAACCATAGAAATGAAACAGGTGGTTACCGGGCTTCGCAACGAATCGGAGGTAGAGATTTTGCAGGGACTGTCTTTTGGAGATACGATACTGACTACCGGCATTATGCAGGCCAGAGACAAAGGCAAGGTGCAATTGAAACAAATTATTAACGCTACTGAAGATAGCCAAACCCGATAG
- a CDS encoding antibiotic biosynthesis monooxygenase → MIIRIVRMKFRADEVEEFVAWFALNQHQIAGFAGCISLELWRDFADPCSFFTHSRWKDDQSLQNYRQSDFFKATWTRTKALFEEPAQAWSVSLVNPANGV, encoded by the coding sequence ATGATAATCAGAATTGTCAGAATGAAATTCAGGGCTGACGAAGTGGAGGAATTTGTTGCCTGGTTTGCCCTGAACCAACATCAGATAGCCGGATTTGCCGGTTGTATTTCTTTGGAACTTTGGAGGGATTTTGCCGACCCCTGTAGTTTTTTTACCCATAGCCGATGGAAAGACGACCAAAGTTTGCAAAACTACCGGCAATCTGATTTTTTCAAAGCGACATGGACTCGCACCAAAGCGCTGTTTGAAGAGCCGGCGCAGGCTTGGTCGGTGAGTTTGGTGAACCCTGCAAATGGAGTTTAG
- the fabD gene encoding ACP S-malonyltransferase, whose translation MKAYIFTGQGSQKPGMAQDLFPLAGAVKEYFQLADKLLGFDISQIMTTGSAEELKQTRVTQPAVFLYSVIKSRVIRDFKPEMVAGHSLGEISALVAARSIDFGDGLRLVYQRAMAMQAACDAQESGMAAVLGLDDAIIEVICKSIDHEIIVTANYNCPGQLVISGTKKGLELAKEKLMGAGARRVLELPVNGAFHSPLMEPARADLEKAIREVRFKAPICPVYQNTDALPTQDPEEIKEKLIAQLTAPVRWTQIVENMIADGASQFIEVGPQQVLTAMVKKIDSRLSAASL comes from the coding sequence ATGAAAGCATACATATTCACCGGGCAAGGCTCTCAGAAGCCCGGAATGGCGCAGGATTTATTCCCTTTGGCAGGGGCAGTCAAGGAGTATTTTCAGTTGGCAGACAAATTGTTAGGCTTCGATATCAGCCAAATCATGACTACGGGCAGTGCTGAAGAGCTGAAACAAACCCGTGTAACCCAACCTGCCGTTTTTTTGTATTCAGTGATTAAATCGAGGGTTATCCGGGATTTTAAACCGGAAATGGTGGCCGGCCATTCACTTGGTGAGATTTCTGCTTTGGTGGCAGCCCGTTCTATTGACTTTGGCGATGGTTTAAGACTTGTTTACCAACGAGCCATGGCTATGCAGGCAGCCTGTGATGCACAGGAATCGGGAATGGCGGCTGTTCTGGGTTTGGACGATGCCATTATTGAAGTGATTTGCAAAAGTATAGACCACGAAATTATAGTAACCGCAAATTACAATTGCCCCGGGCAGTTGGTGATTTCCGGAACCAAAAAAGGACTGGAACTTGCGAAAGAAAAACTGATGGGTGCAGGAGCGAGAAGAGTGTTGGAATTACCTGTCAATGGAGCATTCCATTCTCCTTTGATGGAGCCTGCCCGTGCTGATCTGGAGAAGGCGATTCGGGAAGTCCGGTTTAAAGCTCCAATTTGTCCGGTTTACCAAAACACGGATGCCCTGCCAACTCAGGATCCCGAAGAAATCAAAGAGAAACTGATTGCTCAGTTGACTGCTCCGGTTCGTTGGACTCAGATTGTCGAAAATATGATTGCCGATGGAGCCTCGCAATTTATCGAAGTGGGACCGCAACAAGTTTTAACCGCAATGGTCAAAAAAATTGACAGCCGGTTGAGTGCCGCATCGCTTTAA
- a CDS encoding 6-carboxytetrahydropterin synthase: MMYLTRRERFNAAHKLYNPTFSKEQNEAVFGKCANANWHGHNYELFVTVKGSPDPQTGFIINVKDLSDLIREHVIEHLDHKNLNLDVPFLEGMFTSTENVAKAIWEQLAPHLTGCSLHCIKLVETENIYVEYFGD; this comes from the coding sequence ATGATGTATCTGACAAGAAGGGAGCGTTTTAACGCCGCCCACAAATTATATAACCCTACCTTCAGCAAAGAACAAAACGAAGCTGTTTTTGGCAAATGTGCCAATGCCAACTGGCATGGTCATAACTATGAACTTTTTGTAACGGTAAAAGGCAGCCCTGACCCACAAACCGGTTTTATTATCAACGTAAAAGACCTGAGCGATTTAATTCGTGAACATGTTATTGAACATCTGGATCATAAAAACCTCAACTTAGATGTTCCGTTTTTGGAGGGCATGTTTACTTCTACCGAGAATGTTGCAAAAGCTATCTGGGAGCAATTAGCGCCTCATTTGACCGGTTGTTCGCTTCATTGCATCAAATTGGTTGAAACAGAAAATATTTATGTCGAATATTTTGGCGATTAA